Genomic DNA from Amycolatopsis alba DSM 44262:
AGCGTGTCACTGGTGACATTGAGCACGGAACTGAGTTTCTTCATCCGGGCCTGCGCGGCGTCCGAAGCGTGACCGGTCCAGGCGGATTCGAACTTTCCCGCGAACGCGAGCACTTCCGACGACAGCGCGCGGTGATCCTCAGCCAAGTCCGACGCGGTACGCGCGCCGATGTGCCACAGCTTGCTTGACCCGGCGAGCATCGCCTTCACTGCTTCGTCAATGGAGGTTGCCCGCCCTAGCCGGCCACCGTCGCCGAACAGGCCGCCGGCCCATTCGGCGGCGGCATGAAGACCGGCCTTCACACCGCCCTCGACCGTGTGCGCGGCTTTGGTGACCAGGTTCCGCGCGTCGTCCCACAGGCTCACCGTGTCACGCTCCCGCCCGCTGTTTCAACGTGGACACCACGAGTCCGGCCATTTGCGCGGTCACCTCGCAGGAATCAGCCTTACCGCGCTTGCCGTCACCGAGAAAGCCGCCGACATCGACCGAGAGATCGTCGGCTATGCCGATCGTGACAGTGCAGTCTTGGTCTTTGTTGTTCGAGTACGCGACAGCGGGGAATCCTTGAATATCGGCCAATGGGCGCCAAATCGGATTCTTGGGCTGACTGTTTTTGTAGACGCCGCTAAGACCGTCGTGAGTTTTCGTTACGTAGGTCACGAGAATTTGACCAAGAGTGGCCGAGTTGGCCCATGTGCAGCCGTTGCCCACTGTCTCGACCAGGTTGTTGGGCTTGCCTGGAACCTCGACCCCGATGGCTTGCTTTACTTGTCCGGGGGTGAGCGCGGTTGAGCAAGGGTCGCCCGACAACACGGAAGCGGGCAGAGGATTAGTTACCTTTGGGGCGCCGGCGTATGGCAACGACGTGTTGGGACTATTGGAAGATGCAGGCGCACTTGAGGGGGTTTGGCTGACTGTATCTGTCGGGTCGCCCGTAGCGCACGCCCCGAGCAGCACGGCGATACCAGCCGCCAGCGCACTGCATTTCGCCGCCTTGGTCATCATCCGGCCATGCCCCCTTGGGTCTCGGTATCCGCGCCCACGCGGTTGATCGCAGTCTTGTTATCGGCATCGGTTTCGGTGGTCATCCCCAGCGCCTTGCGAAGTTTCTTGCGCAAGGTTTCAAGGTATCGAATCTCATCGTCGATCTGTTGAACCGCTTTGTCGAACGCTGCCGCGCTGGTCCACGGGGTCAGGGCATCCAAAGAGCCCCCGGTCAGTTTCCCGTTGTATTCGACGCTCACGACATCCTGCGCAGGCGGTTCGAGGCGTTGTAAAGTTTTCGCCGACAATTTCATCTGGCCCAGTCGAATCAGGAACCCGTTCACGTCTTCGAGTGCCGCGTGGGCCTGGTCGGAGCTGAGTGTGAAACCTTGACCGACTGTCGAGGTCGTGTCGTTAGCAGCCAACTCGGCGCGATGCCCCAGTTTCGATACCGTCTCGTAGTACCCCGCAGCCCCGGCGGCGAACAGTTCTTTCGCCAGCTCGGACGCTCTATCCCCACCCTCGCTCATGCCCCTCTTGACCCCTCGTCAATGTGCGTGATCGGTGCGACCTATCGCGCTTGATCGGTTAGACCGATCGGCGGCGCATGTCATCGTAGTCGATCGGGCACAGTCTGTGGACTGCCTCCGGTGAACCCGCAGGTAACAACCCACTTTCCGGTGATCCTCACCCAGGCCGCGAAACGCTGAGCAGCGCAGCCGATCGAGCGACCGATAATCGAACGGCAAATAGCCCGAGCAAGCGAGCCGAGGTTCGTGGGGGGGGGGTGCTGTACCTGATGCTGACCCGGCTACTGGACGCGAAGTGGCTCACCGACGGACGGGTCGATGGCTTAGCTGCTCGGAGCCCTCGCCTCATGACAAACTTTCTTGCTGGTGATAGCCGTCTTCGGCTTCGCGCTTGGGTTCACTCAGCGATCGATCGCTTGAATTCAGGAACCGTGAATCAATGGATGCGCGGCGCACAGAGACTTCGACTCTGAAAATCGCTGAAGTTTATCGCTACTTCGCCGGTCTCATATGAGAGCTGACAGCGGCGCCACTCACGAGACCTGCCACCACGAACAGTCCACAAGCGACCGCAGCGGACACCTGCAACCCGATAGTGCAAGCAACTCGGGCGGCGTCGAGCAACTCGCCGCCAACCTGTGAGGCGAGGCCGGACACGGCCGCCTCCGTTTGAGCAGGTCCCGACAAGGCGAGCTGTCGTGCCGCGTCGGGCACCCCGGCCGGGACGGCCAGATGTCCCGCGTACACCACGGCCGCCAGGGAACCGAACACCGTCGTCCCGAAACCGGCGCCCAGTTCGTAGCCCGTCTTCTCGACCGCCGCGGCGCCGCCCGCCTGGTCCGCCGAGGTCGCCGAAAGCAGGGTGTCGGTGCTCGACGTGAGCGCGAGCGCCATCCCCAGCCCCAGTCCGGTCAGCCCGGCACCGAGGAGCACCGGTGACGTCAGCGCGGCCGACCCCGAGGCCGGGACCAGCAGCGACACCGCCGCCACCGCGAACCCGGCCGTGCGGACCCGCGCGTTGCCGAACCGTCCCAGCAGCGTAGGGGTCACCACGCTCCCGACGGCCGACGCGCCCAGCACCAGGAGCAGCCGGCTTGCCGCCGCCGTCGGCGAGAGACCGAGCACCACTTGCAGATACTGGGCGAACAGCAGTCCGAGACCGACCAGTGTGCTCATCACCAGCAGGACCCCGCCCACGGCCGCCCGCACGCCCGGCACCCGGAACAGGGTGAGATCCAGCAGTGGTGGATCGGTCCGGCGCTGGCGGCGCACGAACAGTCCGATGAGGACACAGCCGGTCACGCCCGAAGCGACGGCCGGCAGCCAGGACCCCGGATGTCCGATGGCGAAAGCGATTCCGAGGACACCGCCCGCGGCGAGGGCGGCGCTGCGCGCGTCCCACGGCCGCTGTCCCGGTGGATTCCGGGGGAGCCAGCGCAGTGCCAGGACCACGGCGGCCAGGATCACCGGAGGGTTCAGCAGGAACGTCGCCCGCCAGCCCCACGTCTCCACGAGCACGCCGCCGAGGATCGGCCCGAACACCGAGCCGGTCCCCGCGATCCCGCTGCACACCGCGATCGCCGTGCGGCGGTGCCGCTGCTCCGGGAAGAGTTCGCGGAGCAGCGACATCGTGACCGGCATGATCATCGCGCCGCCGCAGCCGAGCAGCGCGCGAAAAGCCAGCAACGCCGGGACGTTCGGCGCGAAAGCGCATCCGAGCGACGCGATCCCGAACACGACGTACCCGGCGACCAGTACGCGTCGCCGTCCGTACCGGTCGCCGAGGGTGCCGAACGGCAGCAGCAGCGGCGCGGCGGTCAGCGGGTAGATCGCCACGATCCACACCTGCGCCGCCGCACCGGGACGCAACTGCCGGACGAGGTCGGGCAACGCGACATGCAGTACCGTCGCGTCGACCGCCACGAGGAAGAGCCCGGCGCCGAGCACCGCCAGGAGCGGCCAGGCGCGGTCGGCCGCTCGCTCGGTCCGGGCCGTGGTCACAGGAGTCCCGCCAGATGTCGCGCCACGACATCGACGTGCGGCGGGTCGACCACCGACAGGTGATGCGCCTCGACCGGCACGATCTCCAGCTCCGGGCACAGCTCGGCCCAGCCCGCCGCGAGATCCGTGCGCGAGTACCGCGGTTCCATCGCCAGTCCGGCCGCGTACTGCTCGACGGCCCGATAGAGCACGACCCGGCCGTCGTAGCGACGGGGCGTCGCGCGTTCGGCCGCCAGGGTGTCCAAAAAGGACTGACGCTGGTGCCGGAGCACGCCGGGGCTGAGCAGACCGGCTTCGGCGACCCGTCGCATGGTCAGCTCGATCTGCTCCTCCTCGGGCAGCGGAGCCAGTTCCTCGTGGCCGAGCCGGACTTCGCGGCCATAGGTTCCCTCGACATAGCCGGTGAACCGCAGGAACCGCCGGGCGGACGACGCGCGCGGATCGAGGTCCGGTTCCGGGAGCGGGAGCATGGTGTCGATCAGCGCGACGAACTCGACCTCTTCGCCCTCTTCGGCGAGCCGTGCGGCGACGCCGTAGGCCAGCGCCCCGCCGAACGACCAGCCCGCCAGCCGGTACGGCCGGTCGCGGCGTTGTGCCCGCACCAACGGCAACAGCTGCTCGACCCGCTCCTCGATGCCGGCGCCGGGAACCCGCTCGAACCCGACACACGGCACCGAGGTGGGCAGCCGGTCCAGCAGCGGCCGGTACACGGTGCACGTGCTGCCGCCGGGGTGGAACAGCAGCAGCGGCGCGACTCCCACTGAGCCAGGAGCGAGGATGTGGACCGGACCGCGTTCCTCCCTCGTGTCGAGGACGGCGCGGGCGACGTCGGCGATTGCCGCGAGCGAGTCGTGCCGGCGGAGTTCGGCGGCGTCGACAGGCGTGTCGAGTTCGGTGCCGAGGCCTTCGGCGAGCAGTTCGGCCAGCCGGTCCGGCGTGTCGGTCTCGGTCAGCCGGACGTGGGTGCCGCTCGCGTCGGCGCCGGTGTGCTCCTGCCACAGCCGCAGCACCAGGCGGTCGGCCGCGTCCCAGGCACGGCCACGGGCCGGACGCGGCTCCTCGTCGTCGCGAGGTGCGAGATCCCGGCTGAGGTCGGCGAGGGTCGCGCCCCGGAGCACGCTGACGGTGTCGGGTTCGGTGCCGAATTCCCGCCGGACGGCGTCGCGGATCCGGTTCGCCATCAGGGAATCCAGCCCGAGTTCGACGAGCGGGACGTCGGCGTCGATCCGATCGGGGCGCAGCCCCATGACGGCGGCGACGATCTCGGTCAGCCGGTCGCCGCCGCTCCGCACCGGTTCGGGTTCCGGCGTCCGTGCCGCGAACGACGGTGGCTCCTCGGCGGCGGTGTACCAGTGCCGTTCGTGCCGCCACGGCATCGGCGGGACGTCGACCAGCCGGGCGCCGTCGTCCGGATCGGCGGTGGTGATCCGGGTACCCGCGCAGTAGAGCCCGGCCGCGGCGGCGCCCAGCGAGCGGGCCTCGTCCTGACCCCGGCGCAGCGTCCCGGTGACGACGGCGTCGTGGATCCCTTCGGCGTCGAGCGTCCGCGACACCGAACCCCGCAGGATCGGATGCGGCGACACCTCCAGGAAGACCCGGTGCCCGTCCGCGGCGGCGGCCGCCACGGCCTGCCGGAACCGCACCGGACGGCGCAGATGTGCGGCCCAGTACCCGGCGTCGAAATCCGGCAGCTCTCGCGGATCGGCCAGAACCGTGTCGTACCAAGGCACCGTCGGACGGCCACCGCCCAGTTCGGCGAGCGCCTCCCGGAGCTCGGGCAGGACGGGGTCGACACGGGCGGAGTGCCCGGCGACCTCGACCGGCAGCCGCCGCGCGGTCAGCCCGGCGGCCTCGAGTTCCGCGACGAGCAGATCGAGCACGGTCGCGTCCCCGGCCACGGTCAGCTGACCCGGCGCGGATTCGACGGCGAGTTCGATGTCCGGGTACAGCTCCAGTTCCTCCGGCGCCAGTTCCACCGCCGCCATCGCCCCGCCCGGTCCGATGGTGCCCAGGAGCCGGGCACGGGTAGCCACCAGGTGGACGGCCTCGTCGGGGGTGAGCACGCCGCTCACCACGGCGGCCGCCGCGGAGCCGAGGGAGTGCCCGACGACGGCCGCGGGCCGCACCCCGAGCGCCTCCCACTGGGCGGCCAGCGCGATCTGCGTCCCGAAGATGGCGGTCTGGGTTTCGGGCAGGGACAACGAGTTCCCGGTGGTGAGCAAGGCGCGCAGCGAGCGGCCCGTGTGCTCGGTGAACAGGTCATGGAGCTTGTCGACCTGGGCGGCGAAGGCGGGCTCGGCGGCCAGCAGCCCGCGGCCCATCCCCGGCCACTGAGAGCCGTGGCCGGAGAACACGAACACCGGGCCGTCGGTGCTCAGCGCGGTCCCGGCGGCCGCGCCCGCGGGCAGCGGATCGGCGCCGGCGCCGACAGCGCGCAGCAGGACCGCCAGTTCGGCGGTGTCCCCGGCGACGACGGCGGCGCGGTGCGGTCCGCCGTTGTCACGGCGGGACAGCGTGTGGGTGACGTCGGCGAGGGAAAGCGACGGCGTGGCTTCCAGCCAGTTCGCCAGCTGCGTCGCGCGTTCGGTGAGACGGTCGCGGGTGCGGGCGGAGAGCAGCCCGATCCGGACGTCTGTGTGGTCCCCGGCCGGTTCCAGCGCCGGGGCCTGTTCGAGGACGACGTGCGCGTTGGTCCCGCCGAATCCGAACGCCGACACCCCCGCCGTGGCACGGCCGGACCGCCGCGGCCACGGCGTCGGTTCGGTGACCACCTTCAGGCGCAGGTCGCCGAACGGGATGTGCGGATTGGGCGCGGAGAAGTGCAGCTGGGGCGGCAGTTCGTCGCGGGACAGCGCGAGCACGACCTTGATCAGCCCGGCGATCCCCGCGGCCGCCTCCGCGTGCGCGATGTTCGTCTTCACCGAACCGATCAGCAGCGGTGCGTCGGCCGGGCGGTCCTTGCCGAGAACCGCGCCGAGCGAGCGAGCCTCGATCGGGTCGCCCAGCAGGGTGCCGGTGCCGTGCGCCTCGACGTAGTCCACAGTGGACGGGTCGAGCCGGGCGCCGTGGTACGCCGTGCGCAGCATGTCCTGCTGGGCGATGGGGTTCGGCGCCGCCATACCCTGTGACCGGCCGTCGGAGTTGACCGCGGTGGAACGGATCACCGCCAGCACCCGGTCGCCGTCGTATTCGGCGTCTGTCAGCCGTTTGAGCACGACGACGCCGCAGCCTTCGGCACGCGCGATGCCGTCGGCGTCCGCGGCGAACGTCTTGCACCGGCCGTCGCCGGCGAGCAGCCCGGCCGCGGCGAACGCGGCCGTCGGTCCCGGTAGCAGCATGAGGTTCACACCTCCGGCCAGGGCAAGATCCGCCTCGCCGTCGCGCAGCGCGCGGACAGCGTGGTGCACCGCGACCAGCGAAGACGAGCAGGCGGTGTCCACCGCCATGCTCGGCCCGCGCAGGTCGTAGACGTAGGACAGCCGATTGGCGGAGATACTCCCGGCCGCGCCGGTGGCCGTCCAGAGGTCGACGCCGCCGCCCGACATCGTGAGATGCCCGTAGTCGTGGGTGGAGATCCCGGTGAACACGCCGGTCCGGCTGCCGCGCAGGGACGCCGGGGCGATCCCGGCGTGTTCCAGTGCAGCCCAGGCGACCTCCAGCAGCATCCGCTGTTGCGGGTCCATTGTGGACGCTTCACGCGGGGTGATGCCGAAGTGTTCGGCGTCGAATCCGGCGACGTCGTCGAGGAAGCCGCCGACGATCGGTGCCGCGTCGGCGTTCCAGCGGCCCGGCGGCGCGGTGCGGACGGCGTCCCGCCCGCTGCGCAGCAGGTCCCAGAACTCGTCGAGGCCGTTCGCTCCCGGCCAGCGGCAGCCGAGGCCGATCACGGCGATCGGATCGGTCCGGCGACGGTCAGTGCCCGCCTGCTCCGGTTCCGGTTCGGCGCTGCCGGTGAGACTGCGGGCGAGGTGGTCGATGGTCGGGCTTTCCCACAACAGGGTGGCGGGAAGCGGGGTGCCGAGCAGGTCTTCGAGGTCGGCGGCGATACCGACGGCCTGGCGGGAGGACAGGCCGTAGTCGCTGAGCGGGCGGTCGGCTTCGAGCCGGGCCGCGTCGACGCCGGTGTGCTCGGCGACGGTGTCGAGCAGCCAGCGGCGCAGCGCGGGGGTGTCGAACGACGGGTTTCTCATCGCGCCAGTGCCTTTCCGTAGTCGCCGGCGAGGTAGCGGTCGCGGCAGGCGCTCCGCGCGATCTTGCCGCTGGAGGTCCGCGGGACCAGGCCCGCCGGGACGAGCACGACGGCACGCAGCGCGAGCCCGTGCGCGTCGGAGACCAGCCGCCGGATCGACACGGCGAGGGCCCGTTCGTCCTCTGTGGTCAGCGCTGTGTGGCCGCGATGTTCGGCGACGACGACCGCGGCTTCGGTGTCGGCGCCTTCGACGGCGAACGCGGCGACGCTGCCGGGGCGGATGTCGCGGTCGGCCGCGGCCGCCGTCGCTTCGACGTCCTGCGGGTAGTGGTTGCGGCCGTCGACGATGAGCAGGTCCTTGATCCGGCCCGCGATGTAGACCTCGCCGTCGTACCGCACGCCGAGGTCCCCGGTGCGCAACCAGGGCCCTGCCGGGAGCCCGGTGTGGTCGCCGGTCAGCCGGGCGCCGAAGGTCTCGGTGCTCTCCACAGGTTTCTGCCAGTAGCCGGTGCCGACGTTGGGCCCGTGTACCCAGATCTCGCCGACCGAGCCGTCTTCCAGCGCGACACCGGTTTCCGGGTCGACCAGCGCGACGTGCTGACCCACCGGCACACCGCAGGCCACCAGCCGGAGCCCGTCGTCCGCCTGCCGTGCCGTCCCCGCTCCCAGTGCCGTGCGGTCGAAGGTGGTGACGCGCGGGGGAGCGCCAGGGCCGGTGGTGACGAAGACTGTCGCCTCGGCCAGCCCGTACGAGGGGCGCGTCTTCTCCGGCAGGTAGCCGGAATCGGCGAAGGTGGTGTGGAACCTGTCGAGGACGTCGGGATTGATCGGTTCCGCGCCGTTGACGATCGCGGCGACGCGGTCGAGGCGGAGCTTGGCACGGTCCTCCTCGCGCACCCGGCTCGCGGCGTAGTGGAACGCGAAGTTCGGGGCGGCGCTCCAGCTCCCGTTGTGGTCGCCGAGCAACTCAAGCCAGCGCACCGGTCGTTCGATGAAGGCCAGCGGATCCATCAGCACCGACCGCATGCCCATCGCCAGCGGCGTGATCAGGCCGAGCACGAGACCCATGTCGTGGAACAACGGCAGCCAGGACACCGTGGTCCCCGTCGCCGGGTCGATGCCGAGCCCCCGCACCGCCTGGCTGACGTTGGCCAGCACGTTCGCGTGCGTCAGGACCACGCCCGCCGGGCTGCGGGTCGAACCGGAGGTGTACTGCAGATAGGCCACGTCCTCCGGCGCCGGATCCGGGGCGGGCCACGCGCGGGCCGGGCCTTCGGCGGGCTTGTCGGCCGCGACGACGGCGACGCGTTCGCCGCCGGGCAGCCCGGCGAGGAATTCGCGGACCGCGTCCTCGGCCGAGAAGGTGGTGATGACCGCGGTGGGGGAGCAGTCGGTCAGCACGGCGGCGAGCCGTCCGGTGTGCCCTGGCAGCCCAGGGTCGAACAGCGGTACGGCGATCGCGCCCGCGGTGATCGCGCCGAGGAAGGCGACGACGTAGTCGGCGCTTTGCGGGCACAGCACGGCCACCCGGTCGCCGGGCCGGACGGGCAGCGCGCCCGCGACGGCGTCGACGCGCTCCCGGAGCTGCTTCCAGGTCAGGGTCCGCCGCCGCCCGGCGCGATCGGTCGCGAAGTCGGCGAAGGTCAGCGCGGGCCGGTCGCCGTCGGTGTCCGCCCAATGCCGGAGGCAGGCGGGGAGGGTGGGGCCGGGGATGGCGGGCAGGTTTTCGGGGGCCAGGGACAT
This window encodes:
- a CDS encoding DUF3558 domain-containing protein, with protein sequence MMTKAAKCSALAAGIAVLLGACATGDPTDTVSQTPSSAPASSNSPNTSLPYAGAPKVTNPLPASVLSGDPCSTALTPGQVKQAIGVEVPGKPNNLVETVGNGCTWANSATLGQILVTYVTKTHDGLSGVYKNSQPKNPIWRPLADIQGFPAVAYSNNKDQDCTVTIGIADDLSVDVGGFLGDGKRGKADSCEVTAQMAGLVVSTLKQRAGA
- a CDS encoding MFS transporter yields the protein MTTARTERAADRAWPLLAVLGAGLFLVAVDATVLHVALPDLVRQLRPGAAAQVWIVAIYPLTAAPLLLPFGTLGDRYGRRRVLVAGYVVFGIASLGCAFAPNVPALLAFRALLGCGGAMIMPVTMSLLRELFPEQRHRRTAIAVCSGIAGTGSVFGPILGGVLVETWGWRATFLLNPPVILAAVVLALRWLPRNPPGQRPWDARSAALAAGGVLGIAFAIGHPGSWLPAVASGVTGCVLIGLFVRRQRRTDPPLLDLTLFRVPGVRAAVGGVLLVMSTLVGLGLLFAQYLQVVLGLSPTAAASRLLLVLGASAVGSVVTPTLLGRFGNARVRTAGFAVAAVSLLVPASGSAALTSPVLLGAGLTGLGLGMALALTSSTDTLLSATSADQAGGAAAVEKTGYELGAGFGTTVFGSLAAVVYAGHLAVPAGVPDAARQLALSGPAQTEAAVSGLASQVGGELLDAARVACTIGLQVSAAVACGLFVVAGLVSGAAVSSHMRPAK
- a CDS encoding type I polyketide synthase — its product is MRNPSFDTPALRRWLLDTVAEHTGVDAARLEADRPLSDYGLSSRQAVGIAADLEDLLGTPLPATLLWESPTIDHLARSLTGSAEPEPEQAGTDRRRTDPIAVIGLGCRWPGANGLDEFWDLLRSGRDAVRTAPPGRWNADAAPIVGGFLDDVAGFDAEHFGITPREASTMDPQQRMLLEVAWAALEHAGIAPASLRGSRTGVFTGISTHDYGHLTMSGGGVDLWTATGAAGSISANRLSYVYDLRGPSMAVDTACSSSLVAVHHAVRALRDGEADLALAGGVNLMLLPGPTAAFAAAGLLAGDGRCKTFAADADGIARAEGCGVVVLKRLTDAEYDGDRVLAVIRSTAVNSDGRSQGMAAPNPIAQQDMLRTAYHGARLDPSTVDYVEAHGTGTLLGDPIEARSLGAVLGKDRPADAPLLIGSVKTNIAHAEAAAGIAGLIKVVLALSRDELPPQLHFSAPNPHIPFGDLRLKVVTEPTPWPRRSGRATAGVSAFGFGGTNAHVVLEQAPALEPAGDHTDVRIGLLSARTRDRLTERATQLANWLEATPSLSLADVTHTLSRRDNGGPHRAAVVAGDTAELAVLLRAVGAGADPLPAGAAAGTALSTDGPVFVFSGHGSQWPGMGRGLLAAEPAFAAQVDKLHDLFTEHTGRSLRALLTTGNSLSLPETQTAIFGTQIALAAQWEALGVRPAAVVGHSLGSAAAAVVSGVLTPDEAVHLVATRARLLGTIGPGGAMAAVELAPEELELYPDIELAVESAPGQLTVAGDATVLDLLVAELEAAGLTARRLPVEVAGHSARVDPVLPELREALAELGGGRPTVPWYDTVLADPRELPDFDAGYWAAHLRRPVRFRQAVAAAAADGHRVFLEVSPHPILRGSVSRTLDAEGIHDAVVTGTLRRGQDEARSLGAAAAGLYCAGTRITTADPDDGARLVDVPPMPWRHERHWYTAAEEPPSFAARTPEPEPVRSGGDRLTEIVAAVMGLRPDRIDADVPLVELGLDSLMANRIRDAVRREFGTEPDTVSVLRGATLADLSRDLAPRDDEEPRPARGRAWDAADRLVLRLWQEHTGADASGTHVRLTETDTPDRLAELLAEGLGTELDTPVDAAELRRHDSLAAIADVARAVLDTREERGPVHILAPGSVGVAPLLLFHPGGSTCTVYRPLLDRLPTSVPCVGFERVPGAGIEERVEQLLPLVRAQRRDRPYRLAGWSFGGALAYGVAARLAEEGEEVEFVALIDTMLPLPEPDLDPRASSARRFLRFTGYVEGTYGREVRLGHEELAPLPEEEQIELTMRRVAEAGLLSPGVLRHQRQSFLDTLAAERATPRRYDGRVVLYRAVEQYAAGLAMEPRYSRTDLAAGWAELCPELEIVPVEAHHLSVVDPPHVDVVARHLAGLL
- a CDS encoding fatty acyl-AMP ligase, with the protein product MSLAPENLPAIPGPTLPACLRHWADTDGDRPALTFADFATDRAGRRRTLTWKQLRERVDAVAGALPVRPGDRVAVLCPQSADYVVAFLGAITAGAIAVPLFDPGLPGHTGRLAAVLTDCSPTAVITTFSAEDAVREFLAGLPGGERVAVVAADKPAEGPARAWPAPDPAPEDVAYLQYTSGSTRSPAGVVLTHANVLANVSQAVRGLGIDPATGTTVSWLPLFHDMGLVLGLITPLAMGMRSVLMDPLAFIERPVRWLELLGDHNGSWSAAPNFAFHYAASRVREEDRAKLRLDRVAAIVNGAEPINPDVLDRFHTTFADSGYLPEKTRPSYGLAEATVFVTTGPGAPPRVTTFDRTALGAGTARQADDGLRLVACGVPVGQHVALVDPETGVALEDGSVGEIWVHGPNVGTGYWQKPVESTETFGARLTGDHTGLPAGPWLRTGDLGVRYDGEVYIAGRIKDLLIVDGRNHYPQDVEATAAAADRDIRPGSVAAFAVEGADTEAAVVVAEHRGHTALTTEDERALAVSIRRLVSDAHGLALRAVVLVPAGLVPRTSSGKIARSACRDRYLAGDYGKALAR